The Corallococcus caeni genome includes a region encoding these proteins:
- a CDS encoding APC family permease, with product MAQLADYGRRRPFMPRRREGSGVADLLLGRPLTSAQAMQEKTGVLTGVALLGLDALSSAAYGPEAALTVLRPLGAGGLWLLLPITVAIVGLLMIVAGSYAQTLAAYPSGGGAYSVAKQNLGRGAGLLAATALMLDYLLNVAVGISAGTGALVSAVPALRPYTLPITLGLLALLTLVNLRGVSEAGAVFVLPTWFFITSLSVVLAVGVFKLASGDATPVQAPPALAVPTASLGAWLVIRAFASGCTAMTGVEALSNAVPIFRDPAVRRARVTLGLIVGILVTMLLGIALLCRAYGVGATDPAGAHYQTVLSQLIAAVMGRGVFYFVAMAAILCVLALSANTSYAGFPLVCQVLARERYLPPGFAHRGRRLALSRGILTLSALAALLLIACRGITDRLIPLFAIGALMAFTLSQAGMVVHWGRHREEEGWRWRRALNGAGAVMTALTLCIVAVSKFMHGGWAAFVIVPVGLGVLSRVHASYTRTRQATELKRPLRLTPSSSLVAVVPVDRWSHASETALRFALELGDDVRAVHICSGDTDEAALDSQWQHFVQGPLLAAGRTPPPLVHVGSPYRALVWPLMDYLDALLAEVPGRTVAVVMPELLEKRWYRAMLYSRRSELLRSALLLSGERRLVIVSVPWYLRTDAHPAPHSAWGDPVHPGNG from the coding sequence ATGGCCCAGCTGGCCGACTACGGACGCAGGAGGCCGTTCATGCCCCGGCGCCGGGAGGGCAGCGGCGTCGCGGACCTGCTCCTGGGGCGCCCGCTCACCAGCGCCCAGGCAATGCAGGAGAAGACGGGCGTCCTCACCGGCGTGGCGCTGCTCGGGCTGGATGCGCTGTCCTCCGCCGCGTACGGCCCGGAGGCCGCGCTCACCGTGCTGCGCCCGCTGGGGGCCGGGGGGCTGTGGCTGCTCCTGCCCATCACCGTCGCCATCGTGGGGCTCCTGATGATCGTCGCGGGCTCGTACGCGCAGACCCTGGCCGCGTACCCCAGCGGCGGCGGCGCGTACTCGGTGGCGAAGCAGAACCTGGGGCGGGGCGCGGGGCTGCTCGCGGCGACGGCGCTGATGCTGGACTACCTGCTCAACGTGGCCGTGGGCATCTCCGCCGGCACGGGCGCGCTGGTGTCCGCCGTGCCCGCGCTGAGGCCCTACACGCTGCCCATCACCCTGGGCCTGCTGGCGCTGCTCACCCTGGTGAACCTGCGCGGCGTCAGCGAGGCGGGCGCCGTGTTCGTCCTGCCCACGTGGTTCTTCATCACGTCGCTGAGCGTGGTGCTGGCCGTGGGCGTCTTCAAGCTGGCCTCCGGTGACGCGACGCCCGTGCAGGCCCCACCCGCGTTGGCGGTGCCCACCGCGTCGCTGGGCGCGTGGCTGGTGATTCGCGCCTTCGCCAGCGGGTGCACGGCGATGACGGGCGTGGAGGCCCTCAGCAACGCCGTGCCCATCTTCCGCGACCCCGCCGTCCGCCGCGCGCGCGTCACGCTGGGCCTCATCGTCGGCATCCTGGTGACGATGCTGCTGGGCATCGCGCTGCTGTGCCGGGCGTACGGTGTGGGCGCGACGGACCCCGCCGGCGCGCACTACCAGACGGTGCTGTCGCAGCTCATCGCGGCGGTGATGGGGCGCGGCGTCTTCTACTTCGTGGCCATGGCCGCCATCCTCTGCGTGCTCGCGCTGTCCGCGAACACCAGCTACGCGGGCTTCCCGCTCGTGTGTCAGGTGCTGGCGCGCGAGCGCTACCTGCCCCCGGGCTTCGCCCACCGGGGCCGGCGCCTGGCCCTGTCGCGCGGCATCCTCACGCTGTCCGCGCTGGCGGCGCTGTTGCTCATCGCGTGCAGGGGCATCACGGACCGGCTGATTCCGCTGTTCGCCATCGGAGCGCTCATGGCCTTCACCCTGTCGCAGGCGGGCATGGTGGTGCACTGGGGCCGGCACCGGGAGGAGGAGGGCTGGCGGTGGCGCCGCGCCCTCAACGGCGCGGGCGCGGTGATGACGGCGCTCACGCTGTGCATCGTGGCCGTGTCCAAGTTCATGCACGGCGGCTGGGCCGCGTTCGTCATCGTCCCCGTGGGGCTGGGGGTGCTGTCGCGCGTCCACGCCTCGTACACGCGCACGCGCCAGGCCACGGAGCTGAAGCGGCCCCTGCGCCTGACGCCTTCGTCGTCGCTCGTCGCCGTGGTGCCGGTGGACCGCTGGTCCCACGCGTCGGAGACGGCGCTGCGCTTCGCGCTGGAGCTGGGCGACGACGTGCGCGCGGTGCACATCTGCAGCGGGGACACCGACGAGGCGGCGCTGGATTCCCAGTGGCAGCACTTCGTCCAGGGGCCGCTCCTGGCGGCCGGGCGGACGCCGCCGCCGCTCGTGCACGTGGGGTCTCCGTACCGCGCGCTGGTGTGGCCGTTGATGGACTACCTGGACGCGCTGCTCGCGGAGGTGCCGGGCCGCACCGTGGCCGTCGTGATGCCGGAGCTGCTGGAGAAGCGCTGGTACCGGGCCATGCTCTACAGCCGCCGCTCGGAGCTGCTGAGGAGCGCGCTGCTCCTGTCCGGCGAGCGGCGCCTGGTGATTGTCAGCGTGCCCTGGTACCTGCGCACGGACGCGCACCCCGCGCCGCACTCGGCCTGGGGCGACCCCGTCCACCCGGGGAACGGGTAG
- a CDS encoding RNA polymerase sigma factor — protein sequence MGPHAAVLAFPTLDDLYAQHRPRALAIARRIVGDTDDAEDVVQDVFLRLSRQPPGLDGRATWTTWLHRVMVNSSINWLRARRRRERLTHAPQETVSPEAHAMGTQMQRHFHEALEEVNPQQRQVLYLREVRGLGSTEIARLLRIPEGTVKSALHRGRQRALTVMEERGQRP from the coding sequence ATGGGCCCGCACGCCGCCGTCCTCGCCTTCCCCACCCTGGATGACTTGTACGCCCAGCACCGTCCCCGAGCGCTGGCCATCGCCCGGCGCATCGTGGGCGACACCGACGACGCGGAGGACGTGGTGCAGGACGTCTTCCTGCGCCTGTCGCGGCAGCCCCCGGGGCTGGACGGGCGCGCGACGTGGACGACCTGGCTGCACCGGGTGATGGTCAACAGCAGCATCAACTGGCTGCGCGCGCGCCGTCGCCGGGAGCGGCTGACGCACGCGCCCCAGGAGACCGTGTCGCCGGAGGCCCACGCCATGGGCACGCAGATGCAGCGCCACTTCCACGAAGCGCTGGAGGAGGTGAACCCCCAGCAGCGGCAGGTGCTCTACCTGCGCGAGGTGCGCGGCCTGGGCTCCACCGAAATCGCCCGGCTCCTGCGCATCCCCGAGGGCACCGTGAAGAGCGCCCTGCACCGCGGCCGCCAGCGCGCCCTCACCGTGATGGAGGAGCGCGGCCAGCGGCCGTGA